A stretch of Brassica napus cultivar Da-Ae chromosome C6, Da-Ae, whole genome shotgun sequence DNA encodes these proteins:
- the LOC125588551 gene encoding secreted RxLR effector protein 161-like translates to MQGFNSVNNPIVPGQKIGRDEDGVKIDSTQYKQMVGSLMYLTATRPDLMFVVSLISRFMSNPTQLHLAAVKRIMKYLKGTLEYGIWYKRGEESELIAYTDSDYAGDIDDSKSTSGYVFLMSGGAVAWSSRKQPIVTLSSTEAEYVAGDTSACQAIWMMRILEEISHDQAEEIVLLCDNTSTIKLSKNAVMHGRSKHIRVRYHFLRDLSKQGIIKLVCCPTEMQLADVMTKSLKLASFQKIRAAFGMGILN, encoded by the coding sequence ATGCAAGGTTTCAACTCGGTGAACAATCCAATTGTTCCAGGACAAAAGATTGGCAGAGATGAAGATGGTGTGAAGATCGACTCAACACAGTACAAACAAATGGTGGGGAGCTTGATGTATCTCACCGCTACACGTCCAGACTTGATGTTTGTGGTAAGCCTCATTAGCCGTTTCATGTCAAATCCAACCCAGTTACATCTTGCTGCTGTGAAGAGAATCATGAAGTACTTGAAAGGCACTTTGGAGTATGGGATTTGGTACAAACGAGGAGAAGAAAGCGAACTCATAGCCTACACTGACAGTGACTACGCCGGAGACATAGATGATAGCAAGAGTACATCAGGTTATGTATTTTTGATGAGTGGAGGAGCTGTAGCGTGGTCCTCAAGAAAGCAGCCGATTGTAACTCTTTCGAGTACTGAAGCTGAATATGTAGCAGGTGATACTTCTGCGTGTCAGGCTATATGGATGATGAGGATATTAGAGGAAATCAGTCACGATCAAGCTGAAGAGATAGTGTTATTGTGCGACAACACGTCTACTATAAAGCTGTCCAAGAATGCAGTCATGCATGGAAGATCAAAACATATCAGGGTTCGTTATCACTTCTTGAGGGACTTATCCAAGCAGGGGATCATCAAGCTGGTCTGTTGTCCAACCGAGATGCAACTGGCAGACGTAATGACAAAATCATTGAAGTTGGCCTCGTTTCAGAAGATCAGAGCAGCGTTTGGAATGGGGATTCTGAACTGA
- the LOC106373751 gene encoding uncharacterized protein LOC106373751 — MGDDKTLTKIPHFDGHYDHWSELMENLLRAKGLWNMVAEGYSEPAEGVEVIAAQRKDLEDLKMKDHQVKHYLFQAIDRTVFEQILDRRNSKVIWDSMKRKFGGNERVKRSLLNTLRREFEVLAMKGDEKIDDYFGRVMTVSNKMRSNGQIMPDSKIVENILRTLTEKFTYVVISIEESKDTTSMSIDELQSSLAVHEQKLKRTSHEEEDQAFNVRGRGRGSYRGRGRG; from the coding sequence atGGGTGACGATAAGACGCTTACGAAGATTCCACACTTCGATGGTCACTATGATCATTGGAGCGAGTTGATGGAGAATCTGTTGCGAGCTAAGGGTCTATGGAACATGGTGGCCGAGGGTTACTCTGAGCCAGCAGAAGGTGTTGAAGTTATTGCTGCTCAAAGGAAGGATCTGGAGGATCTCAAGATGAAGGATCATCAGGTGAAACACTACTTGTTTCAGGCAATTGATCGAACCGTGTTTGAGCAAATCCTGGATCGTCGAAACTCCAAGGTGATATGGGATTCGATGAAGAGGAAGTTTGGTGGAAATGAAAGAGTGAAGCGATCTCTCCTCAACACACTGAGAAGAGAATTTGAGGTGCTGGCTATGAAGGGAGACGAGAAGATTGATGATTACTTTGGGAGAGTGATGACTGTCTCAAACAAAATGAGAAGCAATGGTCAGATCATGCCTGATTCGAAGATCGTAGAGAATATTCTCAGAACGTTGACAGAGAAATTCACTTACGTAGTGATCTCGATTGAAGAATCAAAGGACACGACAAGCATGTCCATTGATGAGCTACAGAGCTCTTTGGCGGTTCATGAACAAAAGCTCAAGAGAACGAgccatgaagaagaagatcaagccTTCAATGTCAGAGGAAGGGGCAGAGGTTCATATCGTGGAAGAGGCAGAGGATGA